A window from Chitinophaga filiformis encodes these proteins:
- a CDS encoding TolB family protein: protein MGKKLLLFTISLLAFCQLTRLSAQTAGIFDGQTDVGKVKHAGSTRYDPKTQQYTISGAGKNMWFGSDEFHFAWKKMKGDFILRTNARFIGKGKEAHRKWGLMIRSSLDTSATHVNGVVHGDGLTSLQFRRTTGGNTEEIKSSLTAADVVQLERKGNTFTLSVARNGQTFISEKLDQLSLGDEVYAGLFVCSHNADVVEKAVFSNVRITVPAPDTLVPYRQYIGSLLEILDINTQNSTIVYQVPGSIQAPNWNKDGRSLIYNADGLLYQFDLEKKTPSLIHTGEAKKNNNDHVLSFDGKMLAISSGDGEKGASIGYVVPRTGGDPTRINKTGPSYMHGWSPDGKYLVFTGQRNGEFDIYRVPAAGGEEVRLTTATGLDDGPEYTPDGQYIYFNSARNGLMQLWRMKADGSEQTQITDDGFNNWFPHISPDGKWIVFLSFLKEEVAPSDHPFYKHVYLRLMPATGGPAKVIAYLYGGQGTINTPSWSPDSKRIAFISNTSLLFPVFPSGK, encoded by the coding sequence ATGGGCAAGAAATTGCTGTTATTCACCATTAGCCTGCTGGCCTTCTGCCAGCTAACCAGGCTCTCTGCACAGACAGCAGGCATTTTCGACGGACAAACAGATGTGGGGAAGGTAAAACACGCCGGCAGCACCCGGTACGACCCGAAGACGCAGCAATACACCATCAGCGGCGCAGGTAAGAATATGTGGTTTGGCAGTGATGAGTTTCACTTTGCCTGGAAAAAGATGAAAGGAGATTTTATTCTCCGTACCAATGCCCGTTTCATCGGCAAGGGAAAAGAAGCACACCGCAAATGGGGCCTGATGATACGCAGCTCGCTGGATACCAGTGCCACCCACGTGAATGGCGTTGTACATGGTGATGGTTTAACCTCCCTCCAGTTCAGGCGCACTACCGGGGGAAATACAGAAGAAATAAAATCATCGCTCACTGCTGCCGACGTTGTGCAACTGGAGCGGAAGGGAAATACATTCACCTTATCCGTGGCCAGAAACGGACAAACATTCATCAGCGAAAAACTGGATCAGCTTTCACTGGGCGATGAAGTATATGCAGGGTTGTTCGTCTGCTCGCACAATGCTGATGTTGTTGAGAAAGCGGTGTTCAGTAATGTACGCATCACGGTACCTGCACCAGACACACTGGTGCCCTACCGCCAGTATATAGGCAGCCTGCTCGAAATACTGGACATCAACACGCAAAACAGCACTATTGTGTACCAGGTTCCCGGTTCCATACAGGCGCCTAACTGGAACAAAGATGGCAGATCGCTGATCTATAATGCTGACGGATTGCTGTACCAGTTTGACCTGGAAAAGAAAACGCCTTCCCTGATCCACACCGGAGAAGCGAAGAAGAACAATAATGATCATGTATTATCCTTTGACGGAAAGATGCTTGCCATCAGCAGTGGTGACGGGGAAAAAGGCGCTTCAATAGGTTATGTAGTGCCGCGTACGGGAGGCGATCCTACACGGATCAACAAAACAGGTCCCTCTTATATGCATGGCTGGTCGCCGGATGGAAAGTACCTGGTGTTTACCGGACAGCGCAACGGAGAGTTTGATATTTACCGTGTGCCCGCTGCCGGTGGAGAGGAAGTCAGGCTGACCACCGCCACTGGATTGGATGACGGTCCGGAGTACACGCCGGATGGGCAGTACATTTACTTCAACTCCGCGCGTAACGGATTAATGCAGCTGTGGCGGATGAAAGCCGACGGTTCTGAACAGACGCAGATCACGGATGATGGTTTCAATAACTGGTTCCCGCATATTTCCCCGGATGGTAAATGGATCGTATTCCTTTCCTTCCTGAAAGAAGAAGTAGCACCCTCAGATCATCCGTTCTATAAACATGTTTATTTACGGTTGATGCCTGCAACTGGCGGTCCCGCAAAAGTGATTGCCTACCTGTACGGCGGGCAGGGAACGATCAATACGCCTTCCTGGTCGCCCGATAGTAAGCGCATTGCATTTATCAGCAATACCAGTTTGCTGTTTCCTGTATTTCCTTCGGGAAAATGA
- a CDS encoding glycoside hydrolase family 15 protein: MKHQERPYQRIENYGIIGNLETVALVSLTGSIDFMCFPRFDSPTIFAALLDATKGGYFSVEPELKDYTSKQLYIPGTAILLTRYFSDQGIAELTDYMPIADVKKETDCTIVRKIKTIRGDITFKVNCVPRFDYAAARHEAVLGKKKNEIIFTPVNDGNVQLRLIADVPLRLKHKNGYAEFTLRESEVAHIVLQAVKKDNKEPLAGIGYYTDIYHETITKWREWVGKSTYRGHYGELIQRSAITLKLLTSMKFGSVVAAPTFGIPETLGGNRNWDYRFTWIRDAAFTMYAFLKLGFYDEATAFMNWIFNLCTENKLQLLYNIDGGKAGSEQVLKHLDGYKGSKPVRIGNAAAGQRQTDIYGELIDTVYIYNKSYEPITFEFWALIRKQVECVISDWKTPDHGIWEIRNEKREFLHSRLMCWVAMDRAIKIAQHRSFPYPETEWQTVRDEIYNDIYHNFWNEELQAWVQYKGAKTVDAAALLMPLTHFITPLEPRWLSTMKVIDRELRLDVLIYRYRNHLEKIDGLDGEEGTFNMCSFWYIEALAKCGELDLAIESFEKMIGYANHLGLFSEELGKKGEHLGNFPQAFTHLALISAAVELNKQMSRV; encoded by the coding sequence ATGAAGCATCAGGAAAGACCATATCAACGCATTGAAAATTATGGTATTATCGGCAACCTGGAGACAGTCGCCCTGGTTTCCCTGACAGGGTCGATTGACTTCATGTGTTTTCCCCGGTTCGATTCTCCTACCATCTTTGCCGCCCTGCTGGATGCTACCAAAGGTGGTTATTTTTCTGTTGAGCCGGAGCTGAAGGATTATACCTCCAAACAACTGTACATCCCCGGTACTGCCATCCTGCTTACCCGCTATTTCTCCGACCAGGGTATTGCTGAGCTGACGGATTATATGCCCATTGCTGACGTGAAAAAGGAGACAGATTGTACGATCGTCCGAAAGATCAAAACCATCCGGGGAGATATCACTTTCAAGGTGAATTGTGTGCCCCGTTTTGATTATGCAGCCGCCAGACATGAAGCAGTATTGGGAAAGAAAAAGAACGAGATCATTTTTACCCCTGTCAACGATGGGAATGTGCAGCTCCGCCTGATAGCAGATGTGCCCCTGCGGCTGAAACACAAGAATGGATATGCAGAATTTACGCTCCGGGAATCGGAAGTAGCGCATATCGTGTTGCAGGCAGTTAAAAAAGATAATAAGGAGCCTTTAGCCGGCATTGGGTATTATACGGATATCTACCACGAAACCATCACGAAATGGCGGGAATGGGTAGGGAAATCGACTTACAGGGGACATTATGGGGAGTTGATACAACGCTCGGCCATCACATTGAAATTACTGACCTCCATGAAGTTCGGTTCCGTAGTGGCGGCGCCTACTTTCGGTATTCCCGAAACGTTGGGGGGCAACCGTAACTGGGACTACCGTTTCACCTGGATCAGGGATGCCGCCTTTACCATGTATGCTTTCCTGAAACTGGGCTTTTACGACGAAGCCACTGCCTTCATGAACTGGATATTTAACCTCTGCACAGAGAACAAACTGCAACTGCTGTACAATATTGATGGTGGTAAAGCAGGGAGTGAACAGGTGCTGAAGCACCTGGACGGATATAAGGGCTCCAAACCTGTCCGCATCGGGAATGCTGCGGCGGGGCAGCGTCAGACGGATATCTATGGAGAGTTGATCGATACAGTTTACATCTACAATAAATCTTACGAGCCCATTACCTTCGAATTCTGGGCATTGATCAGGAAACAGGTGGAGTGTGTCATCAGTGACTGGAAAACGCCTGATCATGGCATCTGGGAAATCAGGAACGAGAAACGGGAATTCCTGCATTCCCGTTTAATGTGCTGGGTGGCCATGGACAGGGCCATTAAAATTGCGCAGCATCGCTCATTTCCCTATCCCGAAACGGAATGGCAGACCGTTCGTGACGAGATCTATAACGACATTTACCATAATTTCTGGAATGAGGAACTACAGGCATGGGTACAGTACAAAGGCGCCAAAACAGTAGATGCCGCCGCTTTGCTGATGCCGTTGACCCACTTCATCACTCCCCTGGAACCGAGATGGCTTTCCACCATGAAAGTGATAGACAGGGAACTGCGCCTGGATGTACTCATTTACCGTTACCGGAACCACCTGGAAAAGATTGACGGACTGGATGGGGAGGAGGGGACTTTCAATATGTGCTCATTCTGGTATATAGAGGCCCTTGCCAAATGCGGTGAACTGGATCTGGCAATAGAGAGTTTTGAAAAGATGATCGGTTATGCCAATCACCTGGGGCTTTTTAGTGAAGAGCTGGGAAAAAAGGGCGAGCACCTGGGGAACTTTCCCCAGGCATTCACGCACCTTGCTTTGATTAGTGCTGCCGTTGAGCTCAACAAGCAGATGAGTCGTGTGTAA